The proteins below come from a single Rhinoraja longicauda isolate Sanriku21f chromosome 5, sRhiLon1.1, whole genome shotgun sequence genomic window:
- the LOC144594040 gene encoding interleukin-22 receptor subunit alpha-2-like, translating to MGRFSLPFLVILGFTRLVGAQVSGHIPEPQQVNFKSTDFYNVLQWRKGSHNSMNAVYIVQYKMYGEKHWNNKTECWKIHQMFCDLTQETRHFMEPHLARVRALEGNGQSNWAMSETIIPFWETVIGPPRIKLIPQARSILVKMLPPRTPFRRKNGSWITLDKMYNGIEYLIEMSGNLVENRYELYAITGITLSVRNLKPKATYCVRAQIKVLLFSKVSEYSGKKCVTTF from the exons ATGGGTAGATTCTCCCTTCCGTTCTTGGTGATATTGGGTTTCACGCGTTTGGTTGGTGCACAGGTTTCAG GTCATATTCCAGAGCCACAGCAAGTGAACTTCAAGTCGACTGACTTCTACAACGTTCTACAATGGCGGAAAGGCAGCCACAATAGCATGAATGCAGTTTACATCGTGCAATACAAAAT GTATGGAGAGAAGCACTGGAATAACaagacagaatgctggaagaTTCATCAGATGTTCTGCGATCTTACACAAGAGACCAGACATTTCATGGAGCCACACCTCGCACGAGTTCGAGCCCTTGAAGGCAATGGTCAATCAAACTGGGCCATGAGTGAAACGATTATACCTTTTTGGGAAA CTGTCATTGGTCCACCAAGGATTAAACTCATACCCCAGGCAAGATCGATACTGGTGAAAATGCTTCCTCCTCGAACGCCTTTCAGAAGGAAAAATGGCTCCTGGATTACGTTGGACAAAATGTACAATGGCATTGAATATCTAATAGAAATGTCAGGCAATCTGGTGGAAAAT AGATACGAATTATATGCAATAACCGGTATCACCTTGAGCGTACGGAACCTGAAACCAAAAGCAACTTACTGCGTCCGCGCCCAAATTAAGGTCCTCCTTTTCAGCAAAGTCAGTGAATACAGTGGAAAGAAATGTGTCACAACATTTTAG